A single Inediibacterium massiliense DNA region contains:
- the ftsY gene encoding signal recognition particle-docking protein FtsY has product MFKKFFSKFKKNKEEPVEEIKEEIIKEEPVEEIKEEIIKEEPVEEIKEEIIKEEPVEEIKEEIIKEEPVEEIKEEIIKEEPVEEIKEEVIKEEPVEEIKEEIIKEEPVEEIKEEIIKEEPVEEIKEEIIKEEPVKEIKEESIEEEPEEKISFFAKLKRGLTKTREGIAGKVDAVLKSYKKIDEELFEEIEEILITSDVGVQTTMEIIEKLRDLSKERKITEAESLKGLLKEILIELLDKGQENEVNIEPSPAIVLVVGVNGVGKTTSIGKIAHRFKSEGKKVLLAAGDTFRAAAIDQLEIWGNRVGVDVIKHQEGADTAAVIYDAIASAKARNIDVLICDTAGRLHNKKNLMNELGKVSKIVEREYGNATQEILLVLDATTGQNAIQQAKTFKEVTNITGVVLTKLDGTAKGGVVLGISAELGIPVKLIGVGEGMDDLQKFVPKDFVDALFGEED; this is encoded by the coding sequence ATGTTTAAAAAGTTTTTTTCAAAATTCAAAAAAAATAAAGAAGAACCAGTAGAAGAGATCAAAGAAGAAATTATAAAAGAAGAACCAGTAGAAGAGATCAAAGAAGAAATCATAAAAGAAGAACCAGTAGAAGAGATCAAAGAAGAAATCATAAAAGAAGAACCAGTAGAAGAGATCAAAGAAGAAATCATAAAAGAAGAACCAGTAGAAGAGATCAAAGAAGAAATCATAAAAGAAGAACCAGTAGAAGAGATCAAAGAAGAAGTCATAAAAGAAGAACCAGTAGAAGAGATCAAAGAAGAAATTATAAAAGAAGAACCAGTAGAAGAGATCAAAGAAGAAATTATAAAAGAAGAGCCAGTAGAAGAGATCAAAGAAGAAATCATAAAAGAAGAACCAGTAAAAGAGATCAAAGAAGAATCAATAGAAGAAGAACCTGAAGAAAAAATTAGCTTTTTTGCAAAATTAAAGAGAGGTCTTACAAAGACAAGAGAAGGAATAGCTGGAAAAGTAGATGCAGTTTTAAAAAGCTATAAAAAAATAGATGAGGAATTATTTGAAGAAATTGAAGAAATATTAATTACATCTGATGTAGGTGTTCAGACTACTATGGAGATTATTGAAAAATTAAGAGATTTATCTAAAGAAAGAAAAATCACAGAAGCAGAAAGTTTAAAAGGATTATTAAAAGAAATTTTAATTGAATTATTAGATAAAGGGCAAGAAAATGAAGTAAATATAGAGCCTTCTCCAGCTATTGTTTTAGTAGTAGGAGTCAATGGAGTAGGAAAAACTACATCTATTGGAAAAATTGCACACAGATTTAAATCAGAGGGTAAAAAAGTATTGTTAGCAGCAGGAGATACGTTTAGAGCAGCAGCCATTGATCAATTAGAGATTTGGGGAAATAGAGTAGGCGTAGATGTAATTAAACATCAAGAGGGAGCAGATACAGCAGCTGTTATTTATGATGCTATTGCTTCTGCAAAAGCTAGAAATATAGATGTTCTTATTTGTGATACAGCAGGAAGGCTTCATAATAAAAAGAATTTGATGAATGAGCTTGGAAAAGTATCTAAAATTGTAGAAAGAGAATATGGCAATGCTACACAAGAAATTTTGTTGGTATTAGATGCAACTACAGGTCAAAATGCTATTCAACAAGCCAAAACATTTAAAGAAGTAACAAACATTACAGGTGTTGTTCTTACTAAGTTGGATGGAACAGCAAAAGGAGGGGTAGTTCTAGGGATTAGTGCAGAGCTAGGGATACCGGTAAAACTAATTGGAGTAGGGGAAGGAATGGATGATCTACAAAAATTTGTGCCTAAAGATTTTGTAGATGCATTATTTGGAGAAGAAGATTAA
- the ylxM gene encoding YlxM family DNA-binding protein, whose amino-acid sequence MFDKILQMSLLYDFYGQLLTKKQQEILELYYGNDFSLGEISEELGVSRQAIYDTIKRTEKLLFAYEEKLGLLKKFLLNKKQVEEILSIVEKIEKNENIQSSISYIEEEIETIKKLSYAILEK is encoded by the coding sequence ATGTTTGATAAAATACTCCAAATGAGTTTATTATATGATTTTTATGGTCAATTATTGACAAAGAAACAACAGGAGATACTTGAATTGTATTATGGAAATGATTTTTCATTAGGAGAGATCTCTGAAGAATTAGGAGTAAGCAGACAAGCTATCTATGATACAATTAAACGAACAGAAAAATTATTATTTGCATATGAAGAAAAATTAGGGCTTTTAAAAAAATTTCTATTGAATAAAAAGCAAGTAGAAGAAATTTTAAGTATTGTAGAAAAAATAGAAAAAAATGAAAATATACAAAGTAGTATTTCATATATAGAAGAAGAAATTGAAACTATAAAAAAGCTATCCTATGCCATATTAGAAAAATAG
- the ffh gene encoding signal recognition particle protein, whose translation MVFEGLADKLQDALKKLKSKGKLTEKDVKEAMREVKLALLEADVNFKVVKDFINKVKERAVGAEVMESLTPGQHVIKIVNEELTNLMGMTQSKLTFSSKPPTVYMLVGLQGAGKTTTGGKLGGYLKKMGKRPLLVAGDVYRPAAIKQLQVVGKQLDIPVFSMGDKVSPVNIAKAGVNHANQHGNDIVIIDTAGRLHIDEELMDELENIKKEVGPQEILLVVDSMTGQDAVNVAEHFNEKLGIDGVVLTKLDGDTRGGAALSVRAVTQKPIKFVGMGEKLDDLEPFYPDRMASRILGMGDVLSLIEKAQANFDAQKAKELEKRIKNQEFSFDDFLDQLQQMKKMGPMSQLLEMIPGVNSKQLKGLEIDEKELVHIEAMIQSMTKKERNDPSIINGSRRKRIAKGSGMTVNKVNSLLKQFAQTKKMMKQFSSMEKSMKKGGKMKFPFFGR comes from the coding sequence GTGGTTTTTGAAGGATTAGCAGATAAGCTTCAAGATGCATTAAAGAAGCTAAAGAGTAAAGGTAAGCTTACTGAAAAAGATGTTAAGGAAGCTATGAGAGAAGTAAAACTTGCTCTTTTAGAAGCTGATGTTAACTTTAAAGTAGTAAAGGATTTTATCAACAAGGTAAAAGAAAGAGCTGTCGGAGCAGAAGTAATGGAAAGTTTAACACCAGGACAGCATGTGATAAAAATTGTAAATGAAGAGTTAACCAATCTCATGGGTATGACCCAAAGCAAATTAACTTTTTCTTCCAAACCACCTACTGTTTATATGTTGGTAGGACTCCAAGGAGCCGGAAAGACAACTACTGGAGGAAAATTGGGTGGATATCTTAAGAAAATGGGTAAAAGACCATTATTGGTTGCAGGAGATGTTTATAGACCTGCTGCTATCAAGCAGTTACAAGTGGTAGGTAAACAATTAGATATTCCAGTGTTTTCTATGGGAGATAAAGTAAGTCCTGTAAATATTGCAAAAGCAGGAGTGAATCATGCCAATCAACATGGAAATGATATAGTGATTATTGATACAGCTGGTAGACTTCATATTGACGAGGAATTGATGGATGAATTAGAAAATATAAAAAAAGAAGTTGGTCCTCAGGAAATTCTTCTTGTAGTAGATTCTATGACAGGTCAAGATGCAGTCAATGTAGCAGAGCATTTCAATGAAAAATTAGGAATAGATGGAGTGGTTCTTACCAAATTAGATGGAGATACAAGAGGAGGAGCAGCCCTTTCTGTTAGAGCTGTGACTCAAAAGCCTATTAAATTCGTAGGTATGGGTGAAAAACTAGATGATTTAGAACCTTTTTATCCAGATCGAATGGCTTCAAGAATATTAGGTATGGGAGATGTCCTTAGCTTAATTGAAAAAGCACAAGCCAACTTTGATGCTCAAAAAGCAAAAGAGCTTGAAAAAAGAATAAAAAACCAAGAATTTTCATTTGATGACTTTTTAGATCAATTACAGCAAATGAAGAAAATGGGACCTATGAGTCAATTGCTAGAGATGATTCCAGGAGTGAATAGTAAACAATTAAAAGGTTTGGAGATTGATGAAAAAGAACTTGTGCATATTGAAGCTATGATTCAATCCATGACTAAAAAAGAAAGAAATGACCCAAGTATTATTAATGGAAGCAGAAGAAAGAGAATTGCAAAGGGTAGTGGTATGACTGTAAATAAAGTAAATAGTTTATTAAAGCAATTTGCTCAAACTAAGAAAATGATGAAGCAATTCTCCAGTATGGAAAAAAGTATGAAAAAGGGTGGAAAAATGAAATTTCCATTCTTTGGAAGATAG
- the rpsP gene encoding 30S ribosomal protein S16: MSVKIRLKRMGAKKKPFYRVVVADSRSPRDGRFIEEVGYYNPVVEPVVVKIDDEKAIKWLQNGAQPTDTVKGLFKKYGVLEKFEQSKKA; this comes from the coding sequence ATGTCAGTAAAAATCAGATTAAAAAGAATGGGAGCTAAAAAGAAACCTTTCTATAGAGTTGTAGTTGCAGATTCTCGTTCACCTAGAGATGGAAGATTCATTGAAGAGGTGGGTTACTATAATCCTGTAGTTGAACCAGTAGTAGTAAAAATTGATGATGAAAAAGCTATTAAATGGTTACAAAATGGAGCTCAACCAACTGATACAGTAAAAGGACTATTCAAAAAATATGGTGTTTTAGAAAAATTTGAACAGTCTAAGAAAGCATAG
- a CDS encoding KH domain-containing protein codes for MGELVKTIAKALVDNPDEVCVTEIEGSQSLIVELKVAPEDMGKVIGKQGRIAKAIRTVAKAAATKENKRVVVEIIQ; via the coding sequence ATGGGTGAATTAGTAAAAACTATTGCTAAGGCTTTAGTGGATAACCCAGATGAAGTATGTGTTACAGAAATAGAAGGAAGCCAATCTTTAATTGTTGAACTTAAGGTTGCCCCAGAAGATATGGGAAAAGTTATAGGAAAACAAGGTAGGATTGCAAAAGCAATAAGAACTGTAGCAAAGGCTGCTGCTACGAAAGAAAATAAAAGGGTAGTAGTAGAAATCATTCAATAA
- the rimM gene encoding ribosome maturation factor RimM (Essential for efficient processing of 16S rRNA), with translation MVKLFKVGQIVNVQGIRGEIRVYPLTDYKERFEELEFVYIEDSDKKFYIDHVKYKNNLVLLKFKGIDDRNEAEKLKTKYLMIDEEDRRELPEDTYYISDLIGIKVYTEDKVLVGEVKNIIQNTAQDLYEIVDAKNPKKTILIPAVGEFIKEVDIQNKTMTIATIEGLIE, from the coding sequence ATGGTCAAATTATTTAAAGTAGGACAAATTGTAAATGTTCAAGGAATTCGTGGAGAAATAAGAGTTTATCCTCTGACGGATTATAAAGAAAGATTTGAAGAATTAGAATTTGTATATATAGAGGATTCTGATAAAAAGTTTTATATTGATCATGTAAAGTATAAAAATAATTTAGTTCTTTTAAAGTTTAAAGGAATAGATGATCGAAATGAAGCAGAAAAACTTAAGACAAAATATTTAATGATTGATGAAGAAGATCGAAGAGAATTGCCTGAAGATACTTATTATATTTCAGACTTAATAGGAATAAAAGTTTATACAGAAGATAAAGTACTTGTTGGAGAGGTTAAAAATATTATACAAAATACTGCTCAAGATCTTTATGAAATAGTAGATGCAAAAAATCCTAAAAAAACAATATTGATTCCTGCTGTAGGTGAATTTATTAAAGAAGTAGACATACAAAATAAAACAATGACCATTGCCACTATTGAAGGGTTGATAGAATGA
- the trmD gene encoding tRNA (guanosine(37)-N1)-methyltransferase TrmD, protein MKIDILTLFPDMFVPLTESIIGRAREKNIVDINTINIRDFSIDKHKKVDDYPYGGGAGMVMTPQPIYSAMESIGAKGKKVIYMSPKGTTFNQKIAMDLSKEESLIFLCGHYEGIDQRVIDTWVTDEISIGDYVLTGGELPTMVVIDTICRLLPGVLGQEESYMEESFYDGLLEYPQYTRPSDFLDLKVPDILLSGNHKKIAQWRKMESLKTTRKNRPDLFRKYIQGKNLSKEEKIFIDKILENKVDF, encoded by the coding sequence ATGAAAATAGATATTTTAACTCTTTTTCCAGATATGTTTGTACCATTAACTGAAAGTATCATTGGAAGAGCTAGAGAAAAGAATATAGTAGATATAAATACAATCAATATAAGAGATTTTAGTATAGATAAACATAAGAAGGTGGATGATTATCCTTATGGTGGAGGAGCGGGAATGGTTATGACACCTCAACCTATTTATTCTGCAATGGAGAGTATAGGTGCAAAAGGTAAAAAAGTCATATATATGTCTCCAAAGGGTACAACCTTCAATCAAAAGATAGCAATGGATCTTTCAAAAGAGGAAAGTTTAATTTTTTTATGTGGCCATTATGAAGGAATTGATCAAAGAGTCATTGACACATGGGTAACAGATGAAATTTCTATAGGAGATTATGTACTTACAGGAGGAGAACTTCCTACAATGGTAGTGATTGATACGATTTGTAGGTTGCTTCCTGGAGTTTTAGGACAAGAGGAGTCGTATATGGAAGAATCGTTCTATGATGGACTTTTAGAATATCCTCAATATACAAGACCAAGTGATTTTTTAGATCTTAAGGTACCTGATATACTTTTATCTGGGAATCATAAAAAAATTGCACAGTGGCGTAAAATGGAATCTTTAAAGACTACAAGAAAAAATAGACCGGATTTGTTTAGAAAATATATACAAGGGAAAAACTTAAGTAAGGAAGAAAAAATTTTTATAGATAAAATATTGGAAAATAAAGTTGACTTTTAA
- the rplU gene encoding 50S ribosomal protein L21 gives MYAIIETGGKQYRVQEGDTLFIEKLEVSEGEAVEFDKVLALSKDGKLSVGAPVVEGAKVSATVVENGKGPKVIIFKYKSKKDYRKKQGHRQPYTKIKVEKING, from the coding sequence ATGTACGCAATCATTGAAACAGGTGGAAAACAATATAGAGTACAAGAAGGAGACACTTTATTCATTGAAAAGTTAGAAGTAAGTGAAGGTGAAGCGGTTGAATTCGATAAAGTATTAGCTCTATCTAAAGACGGAAAATTATCTGTTGGAGCACCAGTTGTAGAAGGAGCGAAAGTTTCTGCTACTGTAGTTGAAAATGGAAAAGGACCAAAAGTTATTATATTCAAATACAAGTCCAAAAAAGACTACAGAAAGAAACAAGGACATCGTCAACCTTACACAAAAATTAAAGTTGAAAAAATTAATGGATAA
- a CDS encoding ribosomal-processing cysteine protease Prp — protein sequence MISISIKRNFKKEIMSYSVIGHANASEYGKDIVCASISVLAQTAILSLHELLGIDVVYKMEDGYLHCNIPSLTDDLRQKADLILEAMVIGMKGTEESYKQYISLVEEEV from the coding sequence ATGATTTCTATTTCTATTAAAAGAAACTTTAAAAAAGAGATTATGTCCTATTCTGTAATAGGACATGCAAATGCTTCTGAATATGGAAAAGATATTGTTTGTGCAAGCATCTCTGTTCTTGCACAAACTGCTATTCTGTCACTTCATGAATTATTAGGTATAGATGTTGTTTATAAGATGGAAGATGGATATTTACATTGTAATATTCCTTCTTTAACAGATGATTTAAGACAGAAGGCAGATTTGATTCTAGAAGCAATGGTTATTGGAATGAAAGGGACAGAAGAGTCCTATAAACAGTATATAAGTCTTGTAGAAGAGGAGGTGTAG
- the rpmA gene encoding 50S ribosomal protein L27, whose protein sequence is MLFQMNLQLFASKKGVGSSKNGRDSEAKRLGVKRADGQFVSGGSILVRQRGTKIHPGNNVGIGGDDTLFAKIDGVVKFERKGKDKKQVSVYAREVAAAK, encoded by the coding sequence ATGTTATTTCAAATGAATCTTCAATTATTTGCCAGTAAAAAAGGAGTAGGTTCTTCTAAAAATGGTAGAGATAGTGAAGCGAAAAGATTAGGTGTAAAAAGAGCAGATGGACAATTTGTAAGCGGCGGAAGTATACTTGTTCGTCAAAGAGGAACAAAAATTCACCCTGGAAACAATGTAGGTATTGGTGGAGATGACACTCTTTTTGCTAAGATCGATGGAGTTGTAAAGTTCGAAAGAAAAGGAAAAGACAAGAAACAAGTAAGCGTATATGCAAGAGAAGTTGCAGCTGCAAAATAA
- the obgE gene encoding GTPase ObgE — translation MFVDKARIFIKGGKGGDGAVSFRREKYIPAGGPDGGDGGRGGSVIFIVDEGLRTLMDFRYQKRYIAENGESGKGKKQFGKDAKDLIVKVPPGTIVRDEETGKVIADLVEGGQKEVIAKGGKGGKGNVHFTTSTRQAPNFAESGNLPEERWVILELKLLADVGLVGFPNVGKSTILATVTSAKPKIANYHFTTITPNLGVVSVNQNSFVLADIPGLIEGAHEGVGLGLEFLRHVERTKLLIHVVDISSVEGRDPYDDFCKINEELNQYTKKLAQKHQVIAANKIDILSDESTFYEFKEKMEKEGHEVFPISAATGKGLKELMSYVGKKLDEIEDTPFIEEDEVYKEYTLTEEDKNGIIVRKENDYYILEGRRIEKLFYSTNFEDMDSLRYFQNFLMKNGVVDQLKELGIEDGEIVKIFDFEFEFYD, via the coding sequence ATGTTTGTAGATAAAGCAAGGATTTTTATAAAAGGTGGAAAAGGTGGAGATGGCGCTGTCTCCTTTAGAAGAGAAAAATATATCCCCGCAGGAGGTCCAGATGGGGGAGATGGCGGAAGAGGCGGAAGTGTCATCTTTATCGTAGATGAAGGATTAAGAACTCTAATGGATTTTAGATATCAAAAAAGATATATAGCTGAAAATGGTGAAAGTGGAAAAGGAAAAAAGCAATTTGGAAAAGATGCAAAGGATTTAATTGTGAAGGTTCCACCAGGAACTATTGTAAGAGATGAAGAAACAGGAAAAGTTATTGCAGATTTAGTAGAAGGTGGACAAAAGGAAGTGATTGCAAAGGGTGGAAAAGGTGGAAAAGGGAATGTTCATTTTACTACTTCCACAAGACAAGCTCCAAATTTTGCTGAAAGTGGGAATCTTCCAGAAGAAAGATGGGTGATTCTTGAATTAAAGCTTTTAGCAGATGTAGGATTAGTAGGATTTCCTAATGTAGGTAAATCTACAATTTTAGCTACAGTAACCAGTGCAAAACCTAAAATTGCAAATTATCATTTTACAACTATTACACCTAATTTAGGAGTAGTATCTGTTAATCAAAATAGCTTTGTATTAGCAGATATCCCAGGTCTGATTGAAGGAGCTCATGAAGGAGTAGGGTTAGGATTAGAATTCTTAAGACATGTAGAGAGAACAAAGCTTTTGATTCATGTGGTAGATATTTCTTCAGTAGAAGGAAGAGATCCTTATGATGATTTTTGCAAAATAAATGAAGAATTAAATCAATATACAAAAAAATTAGCACAAAAACATCAAGTGATTGCTGCTAATAAAATAGATATTCTTTCTGATGAAAGTACATTTTATGAATTTAAAGAAAAAATGGAAAAAGAAGGCCACGAAGTCTTTCCTATTTCTGCTGCAACAGGTAAGGGATTAAAAGAATTAATGAGTTATGTAGGTAAAAAATTAGACGAAATAGAAGATACTCCTTTCATTGAAGAAGATGAAGTGTATAAAGAGTATACATTAACAGAAGAAGACAAAAATGGTATCATTGTTCGAAAAGAAAATGATTATTATATTCTAGAAGGAAGACGAATAGAAAAACTTTTTTATTCTACTAATTTTGAAGATATGGATTCATTAAGATATTTTCAAAATTTCTTAATGAAAAATGGAGTAGTAGATCAGCTTAAGGAATTAGGTATTGAAGATGGAGAAATAGTAAAAATATTTGATTTTGAATTTGAATTTTATGATTAA
- the yhbY gene encoding ribosome assembly RNA-binding protein YhbY, with protein MKKIDILTGKQRSYLKGIANGIKPIGQIGKGGVTDSFIKQLDDALEAREIVKIHVLENSLLDAKETANEVAKKTNSHFVQAIGNKFVLYRQAQKDPQIQIPK; from the coding sequence ATGAAAAAAATTGATATATTAACAGGAAAACAAAGAAGTTATTTAAAAGGAATTGCAAATGGGATCAAACCAATTGGGCAAATTGGTAAAGGCGGAGTTACAGATAGCTTTATTAAACAATTAGATGATGCATTAGAAGCAAGAGAAATTGTTAAAATTCATGTGCTCGAGAATAGTCTTTTAGATGCAAAAGAAACGGCAAATGAAGTAGCAAAAAAGACAAATTCACATTTTGTACAAGCTATTGGAAATAAGTTTGTATTATATAGACAGGCTCAAAAAGATCCACAAATACAAATACCAAAGTAG
- the nadD gene encoding nicotinate-nucleotide adenylyltransferase, translating to MSTIHGLDIIQKPKKEHTKIGIMGGTFDPIHYGHLVIAEQIRCEYDLEKIIFIPAGIPPHKADSCLTDGKHRYFMTLLATITNPHFEVSKIELESNEISYTIRTIEKLKKIYREDTELFFITGADAICELGTWKSVDKLSRLCKFIAATRPGMNSSHVDEKIKELKQKYGTCIKKIDLPALAISSTDIRNRVSKGQSIKYLLPEPVEYYVYKNNLYI from the coding sequence ATGTCAACCATACATGGATTAGATATTATTCAAAAGCCTAAAAAAGAGCATACAAAGATTGGGATTATGGGTGGAACTTTTGACCCTATTCATTATGGTCATCTTGTGATTGCAGAGCAAATCCGCTGTGAATATGATCTTGAAAAAATTATTTTTATTCCTGCAGGAATCCCGCCTCATAAAGCAGATTCTTGTTTAACAGATGGTAAGCATAGGTATTTTATGACTCTTTTAGCTACCATTACAAATCCACATTTTGAAGTATCTAAAATTGAATTAGAAAGTAATGAAATATCTTATACGATTCGTACCATAGAGAAATTGAAAAAAATATATAGAGAGGATACTGAACTTTTTTTTATTACAGGAGCAGATGCTATTTGTGAACTAGGAACATGGAAAAGTGTAGACAAACTATCGAGGTTATGTAAATTTATAGCAGCTACAAGGCCTGGAATGAATTCATCTCATGTAGATGAAAAAATTAAGGAATTAAAACAAAAATATGGCACCTGTATCAAAAAAATTGATTTACCAGCTCTGGCGATTTCTTCAACAGATATAAGAAATAGAGTGAGCAAAGGACAATCTATTAAATATTTATTACCTGAGCCTGTTGAATACTATGTTTATAAAAACAACCTATATATATAA
- the yqeK gene encoding bis(5'-nucleosyl)-tetraphosphatase (symmetrical) YqeK — MIDRNKMKEELKHSLSHKRYVHSLGVEETAIKLAQIYNVPIEKASIAGLIHDLAKDFSNNELLHYAKDFDILHNGIFSFHPSLLHGMVGAELAKRKFHIEDEEILDAIRFHTTGKKDMSVLEKIIYLADYIEPNRFFPKVEELRKVAFLNLDEGVLKALDHTIHYVVQKGELLHPDTIHARNFLLLQRK, encoded by the coding sequence TTGATAGATAGGAATAAAATGAAAGAGGAACTTAAACATTCATTATCTCATAAAAGGTATGTCCATTCTTTAGGAGTAGAAGAAACAGCTATAAAACTTGCACAAATTTATAATGTACCCATTGAAAAAGCATCTATAGCAGGTCTTATTCATGATTTGGCAAAAGATTTTTCTAATAATGAATTATTGCATTATGCAAAAGATTTTGATATACTACACAATGGTATATTTTCTTTTCATCCCTCATTGCTTCATGGAATGGTTGGAGCAGAACTAGCAAAGAGAAAGTTTCATATTGAAGATGAAGAAATTCTAGATGCCATTCGTTTTCATACTACAGGAAAAAAAGATATGTCTGTGCTTGAAAAAATTATTTATTTAGCTGACTATATAGAACCAAATAGATTCTTTCCAAAAGTGGAGGAATTGAGAAAGGTTGCTTTTTTAAACTTAGATGAAGGTGTTTTAAAGGCACTCGATCATACAATTCATTACGTTGTACAAAAAGGAGAACTTCTGCATCCAGATACTATTCATGCTAGAAATTTTCTCCTATTACAGAGAAAGTAA
- a CDS encoding LCP family protein, whose protein sequence is MKKFFKVLIIAFTCFTIAMVTGTYIFVSSISKGQSYNDEKITNEDKMPEKKERVNVLVVGVDAKDEKASKTARTDTMMLATFDPNTEKVDVISIPRDTRVLIRGRKGKDKINHAHAYEGIDLSMKAVKDLLGVPIHYYVRINYTGVAKIIDDIGGVEVDVPINMNYYDPKADPPLKINLKKGVQVLDSDKSMQFLRFRKGKNGTGYPDGDIGRINAQHNFLMALSDKLLSPKTIIRLPKLLSTFITYVDTNMSVSQISSYALYAKDIKREDIHMVTIPGTPKMINGISYYEPDMKNIEKMIEQIFSGNYETKKSDNSSTTNDMNQNKNKKKVTVEVLNGANINGLATKIGKQLKEEGYDVVKVGNVEGIKYTKTHIYDRKNKESDAKHIAKILGVKQIESDIHTDTKVDITIIVGADMKQ, encoded by the coding sequence GTGAAGAAATTTTTTAAAGTACTGATCATAGCGTTTACCTGTTTTACTATTGCTATGGTTACCGGAACTTATATATTTGTTAGTAGTATTAGTAAAGGCCAAAGTTATAATGATGAAAAAATCACCAATGAGGATAAAATGCCAGAGAAAAAAGAAAGAGTAAATGTATTAGTTGTTGGGGTAGATGCCAAGGATGAGAAAGCTAGTAAAACTGCTAGAACAGACACTATGATGTTAGCAACCTTTGATCCGAATACAGAAAAGGTAGATGTGATTTCTATTCCGAGAGATACAAGAGTATTGATAAGAGGAAGAAAAGGAAAAGATAAAATTAATCATGCCCATGCCTATGAAGGGATAGATCTTTCTATGAAGGCAGTAAAGGATCTTTTAGGTGTTCCTATTCATTATTATGTTCGAATCAATTATACAGGAGTAGCAAAGATTATAGATGATATAGGAGGAGTAGAAGTAGATGTACCTATCAATATGAATTATTATGATCCAAAGGCAGATCCACCATTAAAAATCAACTTGAAAAAAGGTGTACAAGTATTAGATAGTGATAAATCCATGCAATTTTTGAGATTTAGAAAAGGGAAAAATGGCACTGGATATCCAGATGGAGATATTGGAAGAATTAATGCACAACATAATTTTTTAATGGCATTATCGGATAAATTGTTGTCTCCTAAAACGATTATAAGATTACCGAAATTATTAAGTACTTTTATTACTTATGTAGATACAAATATGTCAGTTTCTCAGATTAGTTCTTATGCATTGTATGCAAAAGATATAAAGAGAGAAGATATTCATATGGTTACCATTCCTGGAACACCTAAAATGATCAACGGAATTTCTTATTATGAACCTGATATGAAAAATATAGAAAAAATGATAGAACAAATATTTAGTGGGAACTATGAAACGAAAAAGAGTGACAATAGTTCTACAACAAATGACATGAATCAAAATAAAAATAAAAAGAAAGTTACAGTTGAGGTTTTAAATGGAGCGAATATTAATGGGTTGGCTACAAAAATAGGGAAACAATTAAAGGAAGAAGGATATGATGTTGTCAAAGTAGGAAACGTAGAAGGAATTAAGTATACTAAAACTCATATTTATGATAGAAAGAACAAAGAATCTGATGCAAAGCATATTGCAAAAATCTTAGGAGTCAAACAAATAGAAAGTGATATTCATACAGATACAAAGGTGGATATTACTATTATAGTAGGAGCAGATATGAAACAATAG